GACCGAAGGCACACAGACATGCATATTGTATACTATAGAAAGTctttaatagaattaaaATGCCATTTTCTTTCGTATTTCATATcaatatatataataatagaacTTAGTTACTTCCTGAGgtttaaaatataataagtttagTTCTGTAAACTATAGGGCTGTTAAGATACATGAGATGGCATAGACTAGTAATCCCAGTCTCTATATTTTACTGCTATGCATTACTGGCCATGGATCGAATTGTAATTTCATATTTATAGAAcagctatatatattaaaaatatcTCGGTTTAATTTTCAAggctataaaaaataatttaatCACATCTGCCTAATATTGTGCTAATTGTAATACTGGGGATCCTCCACTTTGCCGCATTTTGGGCATGTTCTCCTCTTTTCGTCACGTCACCATCGCTCAATCGGATCTAAGAGCTGCTTGCCAAGATCTGAAACATAGAAAGACTCTTCGTGGATCAAAGTAGGCTCTGAGTGATTCCCCTTGGTACAATACCAACGCAAACAGTCCAAGCTGTCACTTGGCCTAACCATTTCCATAACGAGGCCAACAGTGTCTGCAATGCGTACTGGAGAGTGAGGGGTATTGGCTGGGTGAAGCAATGCGGTTAGTTGTTGAGGATCTCATAACGAATGAACTAAGCGGTATTCTCGCAGACGCACCATATACCAAGAACATCTCGCTTTCTCTGATAGTCACATGCCGAATCTGGTTGTACTCGATGAGCAGGAGCAGCATGCTTCCCTTGATCTCGTAGGACCACTCTTCCATGGAATTAACTTGAACCGAAGTCAGCAAATAAATAGCTCTTGTTTTCATCAGATCGTGGCCGAGTTCTCACCATGGAAGTCGTTTCGCGTATTTGGACCTCCTACGACCTGGAGAATGAAATCTTTACCGTCGTAGAGCGCACTGGTCGGCCCGCGTAATTTGCATGGCGGTTCATGGGCCGCCCAATTTCCAACAACTAGGGGATCTTAGGTAAGGAATGGTTCGATTTTCTGTTCAGAGGATTCGCGTTGATATCCACTGGTGCACAAAACGGAGCTTCATGCGCCGACCTGCCGAAGTATTCTGCTGCTGACAAGAcatttcatcttcaccagaCCCTATATACATCAAACTGGTTAGTAGAAACCTGGTATGTCGCTACATTCTGTTTACATTGTGTAACTAAGCTAACTTGTACCTAAAAAGAAAACCTTATCCTGTGCAAATCCGAACTTCACAGAGACAGTGTAACACCAACTGGAGGAACAGGATTGTACAGTCCTGTCTCGGCCCTATTGGTGGATATTCTCTGGAGCTCCTTCTCTGCATCAATGGTCAAAGGATTTTCGGTATACCTCAGATACAAGATTCTAAGCAATATATTCTTACTTCCTTCTAAGAATATCTTGCATTGACATACAGGGCACTAGTAATCTGGTATTGTTCTGTCGTTGTCAACGACTTTAAATATGGTGAGCGATCCATCTTCAATGCTGAAACTGACACGAAGTTTAGTCTACTTTTATGGACTGCTCCTATCACCGGCTATAGCCTATTACCTTTGCGCTCTCTAAATGGAACCTTCATTGGGAAGGGCGCTACACTGGTAGATGAAGAGTCCTCACGACAGTAAAGACTTCTCGACTGTAGtttcctccttctcgcccCGTGCCAGAGTTTTTCATCCCGCCGAAAGGTGTACTGAGCTCCCTGACCAACCAACAATTGACCCAAACAAGCCCCGCGTCAAGTTGCTCACCCACGCGTCTCATCCGTGCACCGTCCTTGGTCAAAAGAATGGCAGCAAGCCCATACGCGCTATCATTCGCGAGCTGGACACACTCTTCTTCGGTTTCGAACCTGGCGATTGTAACGACGGGGCCGAATATTTCCTCTTGCATGATTCGCGAGGATGTACTGACGTCGGTCAAGACTACTGGCTCTATCCAGTAGCCGTTGCTGGGCCCGAGTGGCGGCACAGAGCCCGTGATGAAAGTCGCATTCTCCTCTTTCGCTAGTGCAAGATACGATACTATCTTGTGATAATGTTGTAACGAGGCTACAGCTCCAGTACGATCGCCACATCTGTAATTTTCCTCGACGTATGCTTTGAGTGAAGCGACAAATGCATCGTAGATACGGGATTGGACGTAGATGCGAGAACCGCATAAGCAGATCTAATGAGATTAATGATGAAACTCCCAGGCAGATATACGTTGGCAGGTCTTACCTCTCCTTGATTTTCGAATGCTGCTGTAGCAGCTGTTTGCACGGCCTTATCGAGATCCACATCGTCGAAGACCAAGGTTGGGTTCTTGCCACCTAACTCGAGGGAGATGTGCTTGTAGATTTGGTCCGCCGTATCTCTGCGGATCTTGATCCCTGTTGCTGTGCTTCCAGTGAAAGAGACGCCCTTGACGAGCGGGCTCTGTACAAGTCGAGAGCCTGTAGTAGCACCGTCACCGAAGACTATGTTGATAACACCAGGTGGAATCTCTGCCAGCCGAAATATCTTGCAGAGCAAGAATGCAGACATGGAGGTGAACTCTGAAGGCTTCGCGACTGCTGTGCATCCAAAGGCAAGACACGGCGCAATCTTCCAGGTCAGCAAGTACAAGGGCATGTTCCACGGAGAGATGAGCGCAAACACGCCAGTCGGTGAGCGATGCTCGTAGGTGAGCGCCACTCCATCAATCATCCTTACGGCATTCTCTTGGTGCAAAATAAAAGTCGCAAAATACCTAAGCAATGGCTAGGTCAGCGAGATTCCTTTGTCCAGAGTTCCGTGGGTATTCACCTGAAGTTTGTCGCAGCCCGATCTACTTCGACTCTCGCTCTGGCCACAGTTTTGCCCTGATCTATGCTTTCCCAAACTGCGAGCAGTTCTTTATTTTCTTCTATCAAGAACGCCACACGCTGGAGCAGGCTGGACCTGAAGGCTGCCGTCGTTCTAGACCATTTTTTGAACGCATCAGTAGCAGCCTGCAGCGCGTGGTCAACCTGAGCAGCGCTACTGATTGGGACCCTAGCAAAAGATTTGCCTGTCTTGGGATTTATGGAATCAACGTAATTTGCTGTCAAAGAGGTATCGAATCCATTGGAGACATAGTTCTGTAGAGAAAGTTGCGCTGACACATTGTCCGAAGAGATGAAGCGGTCAATAGACTCCAAGGTCTGGAATCGCCAAGCAGCTTCGATGGGAGAGTCTGGCATTTGTGCTGAGGTTGGTCCTATGCTTGCTTTGCTTATTAGTCGGTTAATTATGGGCAAAAAGGCGTCGCAGTGTATTTAATCTCATTTCGAAAGGCATCACGTTCGATATCGTATGCCCAGATGGAGACACTGCAGTTCCCGGAAAAGGCACCGACTCGGAACCACTCACGGTCGCTGTCATAGTCACCGAAGCTGGTTGCGGCCCGAATCCCGGCTCATGCAACAAAGTGTCGGCAAGCGGGTAGCCACCACTAGAGTACTAAAGATTACCTGACCAGACCCACCAAGTTTAACTAGCTACGGTGCAGGACAATAATTCTCGCGTTCCTAATTAAACACAAACTGATGCCCAGACCTCTACCTCCGCTCATTGCATATCAGTAATTGACTCGATTCTCTAAGAAGGTTGAATTCTTGGCGTTGACCACATTGAAAATGGCGTCCCAAAACGGCGAACCCTTCTTTCTCCCAGCTGAAAAAGCTCAATCCCTCGCCAACTATCCCCACGCTCGAATAATACAGCAATCAGCCAAGACCATTTTCGTTTCTGGCACTTCGTCACGCCGTGGCGATAATACAGTCGCCGGTTGCACTACAGACACCGACGGAACGCACCACCTCGATATTTCCCTGCAGACAGAAGCGGTACTGCAGAACATCGGTGCTATTATTGACGGGGCAACAAACGGCGCATGCGGACTGCAGAACGTGGTCAACGCCACTGTTTTCTTGACCGACATGAAAGATTATGCTGGGATGAACACGGAGTGGAATAAGGTATGGCCGGACAAGACCAAGGCGCCTGCGAGAACCTG
This genomic stretch from Fusarium oxysporum f. sp. lycopersici 4287 chromosome 5, whole genome shotgun sequence harbors:
- a CDS encoding NAD-dependent aldehyde dehydrogenase; protein product: MPDSPIEAAWRFQTLESIDRFISSDNVSAQLSLQNYVSNGFDTSLTANYVDSINPKTGKSFARVPISSAAQVDHALQAATDAFKKWSRTTAAFRSSLLQRVAFLIEENKELLAVWESIDQGKTVARARVEVDRAATNFRYFATFILHQENAVRMIDGVALTYEHRSPTGVFALISPWNMPLYLLTWKIAPCLAFGCTAVAKPSEFTSMSAFLLCKIFRLAEIPPGVINIVFGDGATTGSRLVQSPLVKGVSFTGSTATGIKIRRDTADQIYKHISLELGGKNPTLVFDDVDLDKAVQTAATAAFENQGEICLCGSRIYVQSRIYDAFVASLKAYVEENYRCGDRTGAVASLQHYHKIVSYLALAKEENATFITGSVPPLGPSNGYWIEPVVLTDVSTSSRIMQEEIFGPVVTIARFETEEECVQLANDSAYGLAAILLTKDGARMRRVGEQLDAGLVWVNCWLVRELSTPFGGMKNSGTGREGGNYSREVFTVCPNVATYQVSTNQFDVYRVCALYDGKDFILQVVGGPNTRNDFHVNSMEEWSYEIKGSMLLLLIEYNQIRHVTIRESEMFLVYANTPHSPVRIADTVGLVMEMVRPSDSLDCLRWYCTKGNHSEPTLIHEESFYVSDLGKQLLDPIERW